The genome window TGTGGGCGCGGAGCGTGGGGAAACCGGCGTCGCCGAGTTGCGTGGCGATGGCGTCGGCGTCCATCGGGACGTGCACGGCGTCGCGGGCCTGGGCATGGGCGAGGCCGAAGTCGAGCACGGCGTCCGTCGGCAGACTTTCGCCGGTGCGACCGAGGGCGATGCGGGCGTCGGTGAATTTGCGCAGGCCCTGCCAGGGATTCGTTTCGACAGGATCGCGGCGGGCGAGGGGATCGAAACTCATGCGGCGGCGGAAAGGTTACTGGCGTGGCGGAGCAGGGGCTGGCCGGCTGACAGGCGGCTGAGGCGACCGGCGGCGTCGGTCATTTGCATGCGCTCGAGCCATTCCTCGAACTCCGGCGCGCGGCGCAGGGAGAGGGCGCGGCGGACGTAGAGCGAATCGTGGAAGGACGTGCTCTGGTAGTTGAGCATGATGTCGTCGGCGCCGGGAATGCCCATGATGAAGGTGAGGCCGGCGACGCCGAGGAGCGTGAGCAGGCTGTCCATGTCGTCCTGGTCGGCCTCGGCATGGTTCGTGTAGCAGACGTCGCAGCCCATCGGGACGCCGAGGAGCTTCGCGCAGAAGTGGTCCTCGAGGCCGGCGCGGATGATCTGCTTGCCGTCGTAAAGGTATTCCGGGCCGATGAAGCCGACGACCGTGTTCACGAGGAACGGGTTGAATTTTCGCGCGACGGCGTAGGCGCGGGCCTCGCAGGTTTGCTGGTCCACGCCGTGGTGGGCGTTGGCGGAAAGCGCGCTGCCCTGGCCGGTCTCGAAATACATGCAGTTGTCGCCGACGGTGCCGCGCTTGAGCGCGAGCGTGGCTTCGTGGGCCTCCTGCAGGAGCGAGAGACTGATGCCGAAACTGCGGTTGGCTTTCTCGGTGCCGGCGATGGATTGGAACGTGAGGTCGACGGGCGCGCCGAGTTCCGCGGCCTTGATGGTATTCGTGACGTGGGTGAGGACGCATGACTGCGTCGGCACGTCGTATTCGAGGCGGAAGTCGTCGATCATCCGCAGCAACGTCACGATGGCGGGAAGGCTGTCGGTGGCGGGATTGATGCCGATCATGGCGTCGCCGCAGCCATAGAGCAGGCCGTCGAGCATGGAGGCGGCAATGCCTTTCGCGTCGTCGGTGGGATGGTTCGGCTGGAGGCGCACGGAGATGCGGCCGGGCAGGCCCATCGTGTTACGGAAGCGCGTGACGACGCGGCATTTCTGCGCGACGAGGATGAGATCCTGGTTGCGCATGATCTTGCTCACGGCGGCGGCCATCTCCGGGATGATTCCCGGGGCGACGCGGACGAGCGTGGCGCTGTCGGCGAGGTCGCTGAGCAGCCAGTTTCGGAAATCGCCGACGGTGAGGTGGGAGATTTCCGCGAAGGCGATCGCGTCGTGCTCGTCGAAAATGAGGCGGGTGACTTCGTCGTGCTCGTAGGGGATGAGCGGCTCTTCGAGAAAGCGCTTGAGCGGCACCTCGGCGAGAGCGCGCCTGGCGGCCATGCGTTCCTCCTCGGTGGCGGCGGCGATTCCCGCGAGGTAGTCGCCCGACCGCGCGGGACTGGCCTTGGCCATCAGCTCCTTGAGGTCGGCGAAGCGATGGGTGCGGATGCCGATGGTGTGCTGATACGACATTTCGGGATTTGCCTGTTGGGTTGGTCCCGGGCGCTGCAAATCGGGCGACAGCCCCGGTCATCCGGCGGCTCGGGATGTTGGGAGACTGGCAGCACGAAGCATGCCGGAGGTTTTGTGGCGAGCGTTGCGGATTTCCTGTCAGGAAACTGGCTTCCCGATCCGCGGCCGCGCGAGATAGGCCGATCGCGTGGTGGCGGGAAGCCTCTCGATCGCGTAGCGGAGCAGGGTGCGCGGAGCCGAGGCGGCGTGTTGATCGAGAAATGTCCTCAATACGGCTTCGTCCCGGTTGCCGACTTCGCGAAGCATCCAGCCGACGGCCTTGTGCATGAGGTCGTGCTCGTCGGGCAGGAGGGTTTTCGCGAGGGCGAGGGTGGTCGAGAAATCGCCGGCGCGGATGAAGGCGAACGTCGCGAGGATGGCGATGCGGCGGTCCCAGAGACTCGGGGAGGCGGCGAGCCGGTCGAGGATGGAACGGTCGCGATCGAGCAGCCAGGGGCCGAGGAGCAACGGCGCCGAGGAGTCGACGAGATCCCAGTTGTTCACGAATTTCTTCTCGCGGAGGAAGGTCTCGACGAGGCGTTCCCGCTCGCTTGCGCGGCGTTGGTAGCGGCGGACAAGGACAAGCAGGGCGAGCAGCCGCTCTTCGTGAATCGGCGAGCGGAGCAGGGTGACAATGTCGCGCTCCGCGAGGCGGTCGCTGTCACGCGCGATCCGTCGGGTGTCGGGCACTTTCACGCCGAGGAAAATGTCTCCCTCGGCGTAGTCGCCCGGTCCGGTTTTGAAGAATCGGCGCGCCTGGATGGCGCGCTCCGGGCTGGCGGCGGCGTGGAGCGCGCCCCGGATGGCCCGCAATTCCGACGACTCAGCGGCCACGGGATTTTTCGACCGCGACGAGGCGAGCGAGAAGATTCTCGAGATGCGGCACGGGCACGTCGGCGGTCCCGGCGCGGCGAAGCGGCTCTCCCCAGATGGCCTCGATCTCGAGTTCGCGGCCGGCGAGATAGTCGACGAGCGTCGATGGCTGGTAGGCGCCCATGGCGCGGGTCCGCGCGATCTGTTCGTCGATGAATGCTTCGGGAATCGGGTAGCCGAGGGCGCCGGCGGCGGCAATCGTCTCTCGCATGAGGGCGATGACCTCGTCGAGGTGGCTGGCGAGGAGAATGTCGACGGCAACGCCGCCTTCGGCGACGGCGAGGCCGTTGAACGGGATGTTCCAGACGAGCTTCTTCCAGCGTTCCGCGGCGAGATTCTCCACGACGCGGGTTTCGATGCCGGCGCGGCGGAAGGCATCTGCGACGTGCTCCGTGCGCGGCTGCGGAGTTTGTCCGAACTCCCCGATGGAGATCGTGCCGTGGCCAAAATGGTCGACCTGCGCGGGCGAGCGCCGGGTGAGGCAGACGAAGCACAGCGCGCCGAGCACGCGGCCGGCGCCGAACTGCGCGGCGAGGGTGTCGTCGCTGCCGAGGCCATTCTGGAGCGTGAGAAGTCGCGTCTCCGGGCCGAGCAGCGGAGGGATGAGTTTCCCGAGGATGGCGTTCTGCGTGGTCTTGAGCGCCACGATGACGAGGTCGCACGGGCCGATGGTTTCCGTGTCGCGATGGGCGGCGACGGGGTGAAGGTGATAGTCGCCTGCGGGGCTGAAGACACGGATGCCATTGCGAGTCGCCTCTTCGTAGCCCGACCGCAGAAGGAAATGAACGTCTTCGCCCGCCGCGGCGAGCACTGTCCCGTAGTAGAGGCCGATCGAGCCGGCGCCGAGGATGGCAATCTTCATGAACGCGGGATGAGGGATTGGGCGGCGATGCGAATGGTCTGCGCGTGGAGGCGGGCGGTGTGATCGGTCTCGCGGTTGTAGCCTCCACCGTAGAGGACGACGAGCGGGATTCGGCGATCGGTGAAGAGGGCGGTTACAAACCGGTCACGGGTGGCGAGCTCCTGGGCGGAGAGCTGGAGCTGGCCAAAGCGGTCGTTGCGGTGCGGATCAGCTCCGGAGATCCAGAAGCAGAGGTCCGGCGCGAAGGTTTCGACCGCGTCGGGCAGGGAGCGGGCGAGGGCGTCGAGAAAGGCGGCGCCGGCGGCGAAGCGATCGAGCGGGACGTCGAGCGAGCCGGGGATCTTGCGGGACGGGTAGTTCGCGCCGACATGGATCGAGTAGGTGAAGACGCGATCGTCGTGCGGAAAAATGGCGTGCGTCCCGTTGCCCTGGTGGGCGTCGGTATCGCAGACGAAAATGCGGAGCCCGGGGTGGCTCGCATGCAGGTCGCGGATGGTGATGGCGACATCGTTGAGAACGCAGAAGCCTTCGCCGTGGTCGGGGAAGGCGTGGTGGGTGCCGCCGGCGAGGTTTGCGGCGATGCCGTGAGCGAGCGCGTGCCATGCGGCGCGGCGGGTGCCCTCGACTTCGAGCGCGCTGCGGCGATAGAGCGCTTCGCCGGGCGGCAGGCCGAGCTGGGTGGTCTCGCGCGAGGTGAGCGAGCCGGCGCGTAGTCTCTGCAGGTAGCCCGCCTCATGGACGCGGGCGATGATGGCGTCGTCGCACGGTTCGACCTCCTCGATGTCCGCGGCATCGAGATGGCCCGAGTCGAGCAGAAGGCGATGCGCTTCCGGAAATTTCCGCATGGGGAACGGATGGCCGTCCGGCAGCGGGAAATGGTAATCCGGGGAATAGAAGCAGCGCATCGTTGCCAGCATACGCGGGAGTGAAAGCCCGGAAAACGCCGAAGGCCGGCTTGCGCCGGCCTTGAAACTCGCTCCCGCCGGAAATCCGACGGGCTCGATGGCGTGAACCTCGAGGGTTAGCTCTTTCCCTGCAGATCCTGGATCGGCTCGGTGATGACGCGAGCTCCGCGCGAGAAGGTCAGGAAGGCCCAGCCCCATTGCAGGAAGACGATCACGCGATTACGGAAACCGATGAGGAAGAAAAGGTGAATGAAGGCCCAAGTGAGCCATGCGAAGGTGCCGCTGAAGCGGATGCCCTTGATGTCGGCGACGCCGGCGTGCCGTCCGATCGTGGCGAGGCTGCCCTTGTCGAGATACCAGAAAGGCTCGGTCGCCTTGCCGGCGATCTGACGCGCGACGTTCTTGCCGGCGTGCTTGCCCATCTGCATCGCGGCGGGCGCGACGCCGGGAACGGGCTTGCCCTTCTTGTCCTTCACGAAGGCCATGTCGCCAATCGCGTAGATTTC of Chthoniobacterales bacterium contains these proteins:
- a CDS encoding 2-dehydropantoate 2-reductase, translated to MKIAILGAGSIGLYYGTVLAAAGEDVHFLLRSGYEEATRNGIRVFSPAGDYHLHPVAAHRDTETIGPCDLVIVALKTTQNAILGKLIPPLLGPETRLLTLQNGLGSDDTLAAQFGAGRVLGALCFVCLTRRSPAQVDHFGHGTISIGEFGQTPQPRTEHVADAFRRAGIETRVVENLAAERWKKLVWNIPFNGLAVAEGGVAVDILLASHLDEVIALMRETIAAAGALGYPIPEAFIDEQIARTRAMGAYQPSTLVDYLAGRELEIEAIWGEPLRRAGTADVPVPHLENLLARLVAVEKSRGR
- a CDS encoding ethanolamine ammonia-lyase subunit EutB; the encoded protein is MSYQHTIGIRTHRFADLKELMAKASPARSGDYLAGIAAATEEERMAARRALAEVPLKRFLEEPLIPYEHDEVTRLIFDEHDAIAFAEISHLTVGDFRNWLLSDLADSATLVRVAPGIIPEMAAAVSKIMRNQDLILVAQKCRVVTRFRNTMGLPGRISVRLQPNHPTDDAKGIAASMLDGLLYGCGDAMIGINPATDSLPAIVTLLRMIDDFRLEYDVPTQSCVLTHVTNTIKAAELGAPVDLTFQSIAGTEKANRSFGISLSLLQEAHEATLALKRGTVGDNCMYFETGQGSALSANAHHGVDQQTCEARAYAVARKFNPFLVNTVVGFIGPEYLYDGKQIIRAGLEDHFCAKLLGVPMGCDVCYTNHAEADQDDMDSLLTLLGVAGLTFIMGIPGADDIMLNYQSTSFHDSLYVRRALSLRRAPEFEEWLERMQMTDAAGRLSRLSAGQPLLRHASNLSAAA
- a CDS encoding DNA alkylation repair protein — encoded protein: MAAESSELRAIRGALHAAASPERAIQARRFFKTGPGDYAEGDIFLGVKVPDTRRIARDSDRLAERDIVTLLRSPIHEERLLALLVLVRRYQRRASERERLVETFLREKKFVNNWDLVDSSAPLLLGPWLLDRDRSILDRLAASPSLWDRRIAILATFAFIRAGDFSTTLALAKTLLPDEHDLMHKAVGWMLREVGNRDEAVLRTFLDQHAASAPRTLLRYAIERLPATTRSAYLARPRIGKPVS
- a CDS encoding histone deacetylase, translated to MLATMRCFYSPDYHFPLPDGHPFPMRKFPEAHRLLLDSGHLDAADIEEVEPCDDAIIARVHEAGYLQRLRAGSLTSRETTQLGLPPGEALYRRSALEVEGTRRAAWHALAHGIAANLAGGTHHAFPDHGEGFCVLNDVAITIRDLHASHPGLRIFVCDTDAHQGNGTHAIFPHDDRVFTYSIHVGANYPSRKIPGSLDVPLDRFAAGAAFLDALARSLPDAVETFAPDLCFWISGADPHRNDRFGQLQLSAQELATRDRFVTALFTDRRIPLVVLYGGGYNRETDHTARLHAQTIRIAAQSLIPRS